From a single Candidatus Methylomirabilota bacterium genomic region:
- a CDS encoding YraN family protein, producing MATDTRRTTGIKGEEEAARFLSRCGYAILDKNVRTRVGEIDLVAKEGKTLVFVEVKTRKEIAEAVPPVPPQAGVHTRKQNKLGKLAQSYLKLKRLREQPCRFDVVAVVVNDEGGVKAIRHIPNAFSVAAW from the coding sequence ATGGCGACTGACACAAGAAGGACAACCGGCATCAAGGGTGAAGAGGAGGCGGCCCGTTTTCTCTCGCGGTGCGGGTACGCCATCCTCGACAAGAACGTCCGCACGCGCGTCGGCGAGATTGATCTCGTGGCGAAAGAGGGCAAGACCCTCGTCTTCGTCGAGGTCAAAACGCGCAAGGAGATCGCGGAGGCGGTGCCCCCGGTGCCGCCGCAGGCCGGCGTCCACACGCGCAAGCAGAACAAGCTGGGAAAGCTCGCCCAGAGCTATCTCAAGCTCAAGCGCCTGCGCGAGCAGCCCTGCCGCTTCGACGTGGTCGCCGTGGTCGTCAACGACGAGGGCGGGGTCAAGGCGATCCGGCACATCCCGAACGCGTTCTCTGTGGCGGCGTGGTAG
- the rplS gene encoding 50S ribosomal protein L19: protein MQAINIVDAGQLKKDRGGFAPGDTVRVSVKVVEGEKERLQAFEGVVIRKRGGGASASFTVRRISYGVGVERTFPLHSPRIDKIQVTKRATVRRSKLYYLRDLAGKAARLKEKRVAQVPAAGEPE from the coding sequence ATGCAAGCCATTAACATCGTGGACGCGGGACAGCTCAAGAAAGATCGGGGCGGCTTCGCCCCGGGCGACACCGTGCGCGTCTCCGTCAAGGTTGTCGAGGGTGAGAAGGAGCGCCTGCAGGCCTTCGAGGGCGTGGTGATCCGCAAACGCGGGGGTGGGGCCAGCGCCTCGTTCACCGTGCGGCGCATCTCCTACGGCGTGGGCGTAGAGCGGACCTTTCCCCTCCACTCGCCGCGCATCGACAAGATCCAGGTGACCAAGCGCGCGACGGTGCGGCGCTCGAAGCTCTACTACCTGAGAGACCTGGCCGGCAAGGCGGCGCGCCTCAAGGAGAAGCGCGTGGCCCAGGTGCCGGCCGCCGGCGAGCCGGAGTAG
- the trmD gene encoding tRNA (guanosine(37)-N1)-methyltransferase TrmD: MRLDIVTLFPGMVEPALADSIVGRARERGLVDLRVHNLRDWAPGKHRVTDDTPFGGGGGMILKPEPLAACIEALRGAETRVVLLDPAGRRFTQEVAREYASRPHLVLLCGRYEGVDERVREHLIDEELSIGDYVLSGGEAAALVVTEAVTRLQPGVLGDARAPARDSFSRALLEHPHYTRPEVFRGWAVPEVLRSGDHALIDRWKRLMTVWRTWQRRRELLETADLSPEEQKWVDGFRQGRTPDDYLAHGRATHEPGVGPPIQ; encoded by the coding sequence GTGAGACTGGACATCGTCACGCTATTCCCCGGCATGGTCGAGCCGGCGCTTGCCGACTCCATCGTCGGACGGGCGCGCGAGCGCGGGCTCGTGGACCTCCGCGTCCACAACCTGCGCGACTGGGCCCCGGGCAAGCACCGCGTGACGGACGACACGCCCTTCGGCGGCGGCGGCGGGATGATCCTGAAACCCGAGCCGCTGGCCGCGTGTATCGAGGCGCTGCGGGGGGCGGAGACCAGGGTCGTCCTTCTGGACCCGGCGGGACGGCGCTTTACCCAGGAGGTGGCGCGCGAGTATGCGAGCCGGCCGCACCTGGTCCTGCTGTGCGGACGCTACGAGGGTGTGGACGAGCGGGTGCGCGAGCATCTCATCGATGAAGAGCTGTCGATCGGCGACTACGTGCTGTCGGGTGGGGAAGCGGCCGCGCTGGTCGTGACGGAGGCAGTGACGCGGCTGCAGCCCGGTGTCCTCGGCGACGCGAGGGCGCCCGCCCGGGATTCGTTCTCCCGGGCGCTGCTCGAGCATCCGCACTACACGCGCCCCGAAGTGTTCCGGGGCTGGGCGGTGCCGGAGGTGCTCCGCTCGGGCGATCACGCGCTGATCGACCGATGGAAGCGCCTCATGACCGTGTGGCGCACCTGGCAGCGGCGGCGGGAGCTGCTGGAGACGGCGGATCTCTCGCCAGAGGAGCAGAAGTGGGTGGACGGTTTTCGACAGGGCCGGACGCCGGACGACTATCTCGCCCACGGACGGGCGACTCATGAGCCAGGCGTCGGACCACCAATTCAGTGA
- the rimM gene encoding ribosome maturation factor RimM (Essential for efficient processing of 16S rRNA) yields MTAEALVAVGQVLRPWGLGGEVRVRPLTDRPEERFGALHECVLWDPRADRREPCCVASCRFEGETVLIRMEGVTSPEAAQRLTGRLLAVAQEDVLPAPEGSFYPWEMAGAAVETPDGRRVGEFVRVEGSEAQPLWVIAENGREHLVPAVAEIVVEVNRAERRIVIDPPEGLLEL; encoded by the coding sequence ATGACCGCGGAGGCTCTCGTCGCCGTCGGACAGGTGCTCCGGCCCTGGGGGCTCGGCGGCGAGGTCCGGGTGCGGCCGCTGACCGACCGCCCCGAGGAGCGCTTCGGCGCTCTGCACGAGTGCGTGCTGTGGGACCCGCGGGCCGATCGGCGCGAGCCCTGCTGTGTCGCCTCGTGCCGCTTCGAGGGTGAGACGGTGCTGATCCGGATGGAGGGCGTGACATCGCCCGAAGCCGCGCAGCGGCTCACGGGACGGCTCCTCGCGGTGGCGCAAGAGGACGTGCTGCCCGCTCCCGAAGGGTCTTTCTACCCCTGGGAGATGGCGGGGGCGGCGGTGGAGACACCCGATGGCCGGCGCGTCGGGGAGTTCGTCAGGGTCGAAGGCAGCGAGGCGCAGCCGCTCTGGGTCATCGCCGAGAACGGGCGAGAGCACCTGGTGCCGGCCGTGGCCGAGATCGTCGTCGAGGTGAACCGGGCCGAGCGGCGGATCGTGATCGATCCGCCGGAGGGGCTGCTCGAGCTGTGA
- the rpsP gene encoding 30S ribosomal protein S16, whose amino-acid sequence MAVHIRLRRTGTTKKPAYRVVVADSRAARDGRFIEVIGHYNPITKPPTLKIETDKAAEWIKKGAQPSNTVKNLLALANKAAAAAAKV is encoded by the coding sequence GTGGCCGTACATATCAGGTTGAGAAGGACAGGGACGACCAAGAAGCCGGCCTACCGCGTGGTGGTGGCCGATTCGCGGGCCGCGCGCGACGGGCGCTTCATCGAGGTGATCGGGCACTACAACCCGATCACCAAGCCGCCCACGCTCAAAATCGAGACCGACAAGGCGGCGGAGTGGATCAAGAAGGGCGCGCAGCCGTCGAATACCGTGAAGAACCTGCTGGCGCTGGCCAACAAGGCCGCGGCCGCAGCGGCCAAGGTATAG
- the ffh gene encoding signal recognition particle protein — translation MLDSLTTRLTGIFDRLRGYGRLTEENIQEALREVRVALLEADVNFKVVKGFVERVRVKAIGQDVLTSLTPGQQVVKIVRDELIELLGGSGHRLTMAAHPPTVIMLVGLQGSGKTTSAAKLARHFQKQGQHPILASADVYRPAAMEQLRRLGKELGIPVLGEETRKPVDICRAARDEAAQRGLSPLILDTAGRLHIDEEMLDELRAIRKETGPHHVLLVVDAMTGQDAITVADKFNAAVGIDAVILTKMDGDARGGAALSVREVTGRPIAFVGVGEKTDALEPFHPDRLAQRILGMGDVLSLVEKAQAHVDATQAAELERKIRDESFSLEDFAAQLKQLRSMGPLSQLLDMVPMFKGAKGMPKELKGEEQDLKKYEAIIGSMTPEERVKPQVINGSRRTRIAKGSGTQVSDVNRLLKQYAQLKQMMKGLKQMEGRMGKLKGALPFLPR, via the coding sequence ATGCTCGACAGCCTTACCACGCGCCTCACCGGCATCTTCGACCGGCTCCGCGGATATGGCCGGCTGACGGAGGAGAATATCCAGGAGGCGCTGCGCGAGGTGCGCGTGGCGCTTCTCGAAGCGGACGTCAATTTCAAAGTCGTGAAGGGCTTCGTCGAGCGTGTCCGGGTCAAGGCCATTGGTCAGGATGTGCTCACATCGCTGACCCCGGGCCAGCAAGTCGTCAAGATCGTCCGCGACGAGCTGATCGAGCTGCTGGGCGGCTCGGGACATCGGCTCACGATGGCCGCTCACCCGCCGACCGTCATCATGCTGGTGGGTCTGCAGGGCTCGGGCAAGACCACTTCCGCCGCGAAGCTCGCGCGTCACTTCCAGAAGCAGGGACAGCATCCCATCCTGGCCTCAGCCGACGTCTACCGTCCCGCCGCCATGGAGCAGCTGCGGCGTCTCGGCAAGGAGCTCGGCATCCCCGTGCTGGGGGAAGAGACACGGAAGCCCGTGGACATCTGCCGGGCGGCGCGAGACGAGGCGGCCCAGCGTGGCCTCTCGCCCCTCATCCTCGACACGGCCGGGCGGCTTCACATCGACGAGGAGATGCTCGACGAGCTCCGCGCCATCCGGAAGGAGACCGGGCCTCATCACGTGCTCCTCGTCGTGGACGCCATGACGGGGCAGGACGCCATCACCGTCGCCGACAAGTTCAATGCCGCCGTCGGCATCGATGCGGTGATTCTGACCAAGATGGACGGCGATGCCCGCGGCGGCGCGGCCCTCTCGGTCCGAGAGGTGACGGGCCGGCCCATTGCCTTCGTGGGCGTGGGCGAGAAGACCGACGCGCTCGAGCCCTTTCATCCCGATCGCCTCGCCCAGCGCATCCTGGGCATGGGCGATGTGCTGTCACTCGTCGAGAAAGCCCAGGCCCATGTCGACGCGACGCAGGCGGCCGAACTCGAGCGGAAGATCCGCGACGAGAGCTTCTCGCTCGAAGACTTCGCCGCGCAGCTCAAGCAGCTCCGCTCGATGGGGCCGCTCAGCCAGCTGCTGGACATGGTGCCGATGTTCAAGGGCGCCAAGGGCATGCCCAAGGAGCTCAAGGGCGAGGAGCAGGATCTGAAGAAGTACGAGGCCATCATCGGCTCGATGACGCCCGAGGAGCGCGTGAAGCCGCAGGTCATCAACGGCAGCCGGCGCACCCGCATCGCCAAGGGTAGCGGAACGCAGGTCTCCGACGTCAACCGGCTGTTGAAGCAGTATGCGCAGCTCAAGCAGATGATGAAGGGCTTGAAGCAGATGGAAGGGCGCATGGGCAAGCTGAAGGGGGCCCTGCCGTTCTTGCCTCGATAA
- the rpe gene encoding ribulose-phosphate 3-epimerase — protein MKIAPSILSADFAALGEAVARVEAGGADQLHVDVMDGCFVPNLTIGPPVIESIRKRTRLPLDVHLMIVEPERYIETYVRAGADLLTVHVEACPHLDRVLHQIREAGAKAGVALNPATGPQAIEWVLDNLDLILIMSVNPGFGGQSFIPSSLAKVRQVKNLIGGRPIEISVDGGVNREKAGPLAKAGATTLVAGSAIFGAQDPAQAVKDLRSASEVLK, from the coding sequence ATGAAGATCGCGCCGAGCATTCTCTCCGCCGATTTCGCCGCGCTGGGCGAGGCGGTGGCGCGCGTGGAGGCCGGCGGGGCCGACCAGCTTCACGTGGACGTGATGGACGGCTGCTTCGTCCCCAACCTGACCATCGGGCCGCCCGTGATCGAGTCCATTCGCAAGCGCACGCGCCTGCCCCTGGACGTCCACCTGATGATCGTCGAGCCCGAGCGCTATATCGAGACCTACGTTCGGGCGGGCGCGGACCTGCTGACCGTGCACGTCGAGGCCTGCCCCCACCTGGACCGGGTCCTCCACCAGATCAGGGAAGCCGGGGCCAAGGCCGGGGTGGCTCTCAACCCGGCAACCGGGCCCCAGGCCATCGAGTGGGTGCTGGACAACCTCGACCTCATCCTGATCATGTCAGTCAATCCGGGTTTCGGCGGCCAGTCCTTCATCCCCTCCTCCCTTGCAAAGGTGCGCCAGGTAAAGAATCTGATCGGCGGGCGACCCATCGAGATCTCGGTGGACGGCGGGGTCAACCGGGAGAAGGCGGGGCCGCTGGCCAAGGCCGGGGCGACCACGCTGGTGGCCGGATCGGCCATATTCGGCGCCCAGGATCCGGCCCAGGCTGTGAAGGATTTGCGGAGTGCGTCGGAAGTATTGAAGTAG
- the rsmB gene encoding 16S rRNA (cytosine(967)-C(5))-methyltransferase RsmB gives MSPVLRAGPVSQARYEALRILVRVEEDRAFADIVLEHALEHARLDSREAGLCTELVYGTLRWRRHLDWRLTPHLNRPLDKLDPWVRTVLRLTAYQIFFLDRVPRWAAVDEAVSLAKLKARKPGPPEFVNAVLRSLTRAAGPPPLPALPVEAAAVRSSFPDWIAARWIARYGQPEAEALMLASNDRPPTTMRVNLLRITRDALAGRLRDEELAYTRPTALAPEGLLVERGAVSRWAAFAGGWCTIQDEASMLVSRLLDPQPGELVADACAAPGTKATHLAELMRNRGRIIAMDPQAARLKLVSKGAARLGISIIEPRVGGAAALAGHWKGKCDRVLVDAPCSNLGVLRRNPEVKWRRTEEDLRRLQAKQRTILEAAASMVKRGGHLVYATCSLEPDENEAVVATLLERPGQWQVDPPESFPVAPDAAGYVRLFPHVHGTDGFTAIRLRRAP, from the coding sequence ATGAGCCCGGTGCTGCGCGCGGGACCGGTCTCCCAGGCGCGCTACGAGGCCCTTCGCATCCTCGTACGTGTGGAGGAAGACCGCGCGTTCGCCGACATCGTCCTCGAGCACGCCCTCGAGCATGCGCGCCTCGACTCCCGGGAGGCCGGGCTCTGCACCGAGCTGGTTTATGGCACGCTCCGGTGGCGCCGTCACCTCGATTGGCGCCTGACCCCGCATCTCAATCGCCCACTCGACAAGCTCGATCCGTGGGTGCGGACGGTGCTGCGTCTCACCGCCTATCAGATCTTCTTCCTCGACCGTGTCCCGCGCTGGGCGGCCGTGGACGAGGCCGTGAGCCTGGCCAAGCTCAAGGCGCGCAAGCCGGGTCCGCCCGAGTTCGTCAACGCCGTCTTGCGCTCGCTCACCCGCGCGGCGGGGCCGCCGCCCCTGCCCGCTCTGCCCGTCGAGGCGGCGGCCGTGCGCTCCTCGTTTCCCGACTGGATCGCCGCGCGCTGGATCGCGCGCTACGGCCAGCCCGAGGCCGAGGCGCTCATGCTCGCCTCGAACGACCGGCCGCCCACCACGATGCGCGTGAATCTGCTTCGCATCACGCGCGACGCCCTGGCCGGCCGGCTCCGCGACGAGGAGCTCGCCTACACGCGCCCGACCGCGCTCGCGCCCGAAGGGCTCCTCGTCGAGCGCGGGGCCGTGAGCCGCTGGGCCGCCTTCGCGGGCGGCTGGTGCACGATCCAGGACGAAGCGTCCATGCTCGTCTCGCGACTTCTGGACCCGCAGCCCGGCGAGCTCGTGGCCGATGCCTGCGCCGCGCCGGGAACCAAGGCCACCCACCTGGCCGAGCTCATGCGCAACCGTGGCCGCATCATCGCCATGGATCCGCAGGCGGCGCGGCTCAAGCTGGTGTCGAAGGGCGCCGCGCGCCTCGGCATCAGCATCATCGAGCCGCGGGTGGGCGGCGCGGCGGCGCTGGCCGGACACTGGAAGGGCAAGTGCGATCGCGTGCTGGTGGACGCGCCCTGCTCGAACCTGGGCGTGCTTCGTCGCAATCCGGAAGTCAAATGGCGCCGCACCGAGGAAGACCTGCGGCGGCTCCAGGCCAAGCAGCGAACCATCCTCGAAGCCGCCGCCTCCATGGTCAAGCGGGGCGGGCATCTCGTCTACGCCACCTGCTCGCTCGAGCCCGACGAGAACGAGGCCGTGGTCGCCACGTTGCTCGAGCGCCCCGGACAATGGCAGGTGGATCCACCCGAGAGCTTTCCCGTGGCGCCCGACGCCGCGGGATACGTCCGCCTCTTTCCCCACGTGCACGGCACCGACGGCTTCACCGCGATCAGACTCCGGAGAGCCCCTTGA
- the fmt gene encoding methionyl-tRNA formyltransferase, translating into MRVLFYGTPEFALPTLEALLERHTVIAAITQPDKPAGRGQRLSPPPVKERAERAGVRVIQPPRLRDPGWPERLAALEADIAVVVAFGQILPKAVLDVPRRGSINVHASLLPRYRGAAPIAWAIIHGETETGITTFQMDPGMDTGALLLSESTPIGLDETAGELSARLSTMGARVMIRTLDELDSLVPKPQDHAQATLAPRLKKEDGWLRPGEPARELVNRVRGCNPWPGASLMTPAGRLIIWRAGAVPHPSKAAPGTLVATGPGATCIATGSGLLLPVEVQPESRKSMGWEEFLRGARLGPGAVVTELGA; encoded by the coding sequence ATGCGCGTTCTCTTCTACGGCACGCCGGAGTTCGCGCTGCCCACGCTCGAGGCCCTGCTCGAGCGTCACACCGTGATTGCCGCTATCACCCAGCCCGACAAGCCGGCCGGACGCGGCCAGCGCCTGTCGCCGCCGCCCGTCAAGGAGCGCGCGGAGCGCGCGGGGGTGCGGGTGATCCAGCCGCCGCGGCTCCGCGATCCCGGCTGGCCCGAGCGGCTGGCCGCGCTCGAGGCCGACATCGCGGTGGTCGTGGCCTTCGGGCAGATCTTGCCCAAGGCCGTGCTCGATGTTCCGCGCCGCGGATCGATCAATGTCCACGCCTCGCTCCTGCCTCGCTATCGCGGGGCCGCGCCCATCGCCTGGGCTATCATTCACGGCGAGACGGAGACGGGCATCACGACCTTCCAGATGGACCCGGGAATGGATACGGGCGCGCTGCTCCTCTCCGAATCCACGCCCATAGGTCTCGACGAGACGGCGGGCGAGCTCTCGGCCCGGCTCAGCACGATGGGCGCGCGGGTGATGATCCGCACGCTCGACGAGCTGGATTCACTGGTGCCGAAGCCGCAGGATCACGCCCAGGCGACCCTGGCCCCACGTCTCAAGAAGGAAGACGGCTGGCTGCGCCCGGGTGAGCCCGCGCGCGAGCTCGTCAACCGCGTGCGCGGCTGCAATCCCTGGCCCGGCGCCTCCCTGATGACGCCGGCGGGGCGTCTCATCATCTGGCGCGCCGGCGCCGTGCCGCACCCGAGCAAGGCCGCGCCCGGCACGCTCGTGGCGACCGGACCCGGGGCCACGTGCATCGCGACGGGAAGCGGCCTCCTGCTGCCCGTGGAGGTTCAGCCCGAAAGCCGAAAGTCCATGGGCTGGGAGGAATTCCTCCGCGGGGCGCGGCTCGGCCCCGGCGCCGTGGTCACGGAGCTCGGCGCATGA
- the def gene encoding peptide deformylase — protein sequence MALLDVKLYGDPMLRRKAAHVREVTPELRRLIGDMVETMYNQIGIGLAAPQVGIPYRLLVMDDGKGGARALINPIITGRGGSVVDEEGCLSLPGIFGEVERSKWVTVQATDEDGNPIDFEAQGLLARVVLHEMDHLDGVLFIDHLSPVARDRIKKKIQKHGFPKERSSRAFAL from the coding sequence GTGGCGCTACTCGACGTGAAGCTCTACGGTGACCCCATGCTCAGGCGCAAAGCCGCGCATGTCCGGGAGGTCACGCCCGAGCTCCGCCGGCTGATCGGTGACATGGTCGAGACCATGTACAACCAGATCGGCATCGGCCTCGCCGCCCCCCAGGTGGGCATCCCCTACCGCCTGCTCGTCATGGACGACGGCAAGGGCGGCGCGCGCGCGCTCATCAATCCCATCATCACGGGCCGAGGGGGATCGGTGGTCGACGAGGAGGGATGTCTGTCGCTGCCCGGAATCTTCGGCGAGGTCGAGCGCAGCAAGTGGGTGACGGTCCAGGCCACGGACGAGGACGGCAACCCCATAGACTTCGAGGCCCAGGGTCTCCTCGCGCGGGTCGTCCTGCACGAGATGGATCATCTGGACGGCGTACTCTTTATCGATCACCTCTCGCCCGTGGCGCGCGACCGTATCAAGAAGAAGATCCAGAAGCACGGCTTCCCCAAGGAGCGATCCTCTCGAGCATTCGCGCTGTAA